In Leptospira fletcheri, the genomic window AACTATTATACAAAGCGGAGAAAGAGATCCCGGACGGAAGTCCCAAGGCGTACCAGATCATACTAAAAAGGGAAGACCAGCTCCGGCCCGGATTGAGAATCAGACGTACGGTTTTCTATCTTAGAAACCGTCTAGATTGCATGCTCTTCGAGTTCGGAGAAATCGGGCAAGTCGTGGATTTCCAAACGACTTATGCATTGCGAGACTGGATCCTTTACCCGATTCGCGAGCCGGAAATTGCTCCCACAAACTCCGTTTTTTTACCCGAGATCCGACCTCTCGGTTTAGAGTATGCGGAACCGATTGCGGGCAGAAACGCCACGAATAATCGTCTTTGTATCCGTCCGAATTTTTGGACCGAAAAAAAACTTTCAGAACCCGAATCCGTTTCCAAGACGAAACCTCCAAAAGAAGCAGCAGATCGTCTGAAAATTTTAAAAGACCTCTTGGAAAAGCGCCTGATTACGAAAGACGAATACGAACGTAAAAAGACCGAGATTCTGAAAGATCTCTAAGACTATTTCTTTCCGTAAAACTGCGGGATGGATCATAAACTAGATTAAAAGACCGGAGCGACCCCTTGCGGGGTCGCTCACGTAGTGAGAATAGTGAAGAGAATTGGATATATGTTAACTAAGTGATCGGATAAAACCGGTACTCAGGTAACATTCCTTAAGTACCATATACCGAAAACGCATCTGTTGGACAGATTTTTTTCAGGAAATTTGCGGATTTTTCATAAGAAGGCCGCAAAGTAACATTTCTATTTAAAAGGCTTTAAGCAGAGTATTCCTGTCAGCACGTTAGAGACAACTTCCCGTCTCCTTTTCTGATATCCGACGAAATTCAGACCCCTCTGCAAGGGTATAAATTCCGTTTAAAAGAAATTTTTTTCCGAATAAAAGGCAAGCGGACCGGCAAGAGACAGAATCGAACGGTTTCGAAACTCTTTATTTGCGTAGCACAAATTCCGATTCGTACTCGGAATCGAACCGACAAATCCGATCCGATAAATTTCGAATTCCTATATAATATTTTCCTTTATTTTCTCGTTTGGCCTTTTCTCGAAATTTCTCGGACCGAAGGTCGAGGTACGGATGAGTCATAAAATACTCCCCGATCGGGGATTCCGTTTTTTCCTGCCCTCCGGCGGATTCCTTTAATCTTTGGAATGTTTTTCCCATTGCAAACGGATCATAACCTTCCCGAATCAGAACTTTGTATCCGTAGTCATCCGCTTCGTCTTCCTGGTTTTTACTAAAGCCGGGCTTGAGTAGGATCCTGACGGCTAAATCCGCAAGCTCTCCCAGGCCGGCTGCATCTATTTTCCGGCTTAAAAGTTCGAAACGAACCCCGTCCATACAATGGGAAAGCTCCACATGTCCGATTTCATGCCCGATCACGGATACCAATTCCGATTCCGATCGTACCGTCTTAAGTAGACCGGATGTAACGAATAAAACGCCCCCCGGCATTGCGAAGGCGTTCGCTTCCTCGGTTTCGAGGATCAAAATCCTGTAATGAAAGCCCTTCTTATTTCTTTCGGAAAGTTTCGCCACCAAAGACCTTAAGTATACCAAGTCCGGGTTTTGTTCGTTCTCCGCATAACCGGAGTATCTTTCCGCAATCGCATCTCCGAGTTGCTTTTCGTCCAAATCCGATATCGGAAGCACCTTAGTCAAACCTCTGTCCAGAGTTTTGAGAGGTTTTCCCAAAAGCTGGAACATCGGCGCGAGCGTGGCCTGTTTTTCTACGCCGATTTTGAATGCCGAAACAAAAATCGCCAGGCAAATCCCGGATAAAATCAAAATGAGAAAGAACGCACCTCTTTTATTGAACATCCGATTTCTTTCCCTCGGAAACTTTGTATTTTCCGTAAAGCGTATTCATTAAAATTAATATTCCCCCTACTCCCAAGAAAACGAAAGCACGAGTGATCGTAGATGATTTGGAAAGATCCCAAAAAATCAGACGCAAGAGACAAAGCATCATGGCCGTCAATGATACGTATCTGAAATGGCTTTCCCTCAAAAAAAGCCCGACTAAAAATACCACGAACACTTCAGTCATCCAAAGTAAAGTCAGGAAAGCCGTATCGAAACTCCAGAATAGGAATAAGGCTACCGTGATAAAAAGCGGATAGAAGATCATCATATTGACCCTCGAATCTATTTTTCCGGCGAAACGGTCCACCAGAAGGGGGAAGCCTTCCGACGATTGCGGCAGAAAAGAAGGTCTTAGATAGATCAGAATCAGATAACCCGTTTGGAAAAACAGAGAAACGAGTCCTCCCACCCATTCCTGGTCCGCCCAAAAAATGGACGGGGTGGCATTGGAACTAGATAGGAAAGCAGTATGTCCGCAAGAAAGCCAAAATAACACCAAAGAATAGAAATGGAATCTGGAAACGGACAAGGCGGTTCTACTCACTGCCTCCGTCAAAAATGCGAGTAGGATCCAAGCAACCGGTAACCATGTGTTCGGGACTTCCAAAGAAACGGCCGTAATCAAAACGACCAGAGCTAACTCCCAAAACAAAGGCAGGCAATTTCGAAACCAAATCGGATTCTCTTCTACCAAAGGGAAGGAGCTAGAGGCCCAATAAACGAAAGCGCATATCGCGAAAATCTGCACCAGCAAACGAACTTTTAGGAAACCGACGGAAAACTCGGATTGCAGATGGACCAGGATATGAGCACCTAAGAATAAACCCGCAAAGACCAGTGCAAAGGAAGCCCAAATCGGAGCGGCTTCCGAAAATCCTCTTTTCCAACCGATCGACAAACTTCCCTTTTTCTCGATTAGAAATCGATAAAATTCTAGATAGAATAGCGAGAACAAAAGCCAAACGATTCCCGGAAGAAAGGAGGACGTCGGGTTTCCTAACACGAATATTTGCAAAGCTAAATGGAGCGAAAATAAGATGACGCCGGGTTGCGACAAATATCTTTCCCCGGCGTCGGCACCTCGGATTTTCGATAATGGAATTGCGGAGAAGCAAAAGAAAATGACGGGGAGAGCCCGCAAAAATCGATCTACCTCCCCTATATTTTCCCACGAAGAAAACACCAGGAAATGGATGGCGATCGTAAAAGGAAACATTCCCATGCCCAAACCGTTCCAGTTCGTTCTTTGGCGTAAAAAAAGCAGGAGAATCCCGAGACAGGAAAGGATCCATAAATCGCGGATTCCGCCCGCAGTCTCGAAACAGAGCGCTGAGACCAAAAAGCCGCAGAGAATCCCGGCGGGAGAAACTTTCAATTTTTCGGATAATCCGTATATATCATCCCACGAGTTCAATCTATCCGAATATCGGGTACTATCCAGAATCTGAATCGCGAGAGAAAGGGAGATCATTCCTAAAGACGTAGAGAAGCAAAGGAAAGATCTTAGATCCCCGTTCTCTTCCGTCTTATAGAACCATAATAAAACCAAAAAGAAAAAAAGAGAAAAATGAAGTAGGGCGCCCCCGACTCTCATAAGAGTTTTCTCTTTTTCCTCCGAAGCTACGAAGAAGAAGGAGAAAAAAAGAAAGCTTAAAATCAAATTTACGGATAAATAATGTAATTCCCATCTACTTAAAAATACGACGCCTAAACAGGCAATTCCCAAGGAAACGAGAGTGTCCGTCAGATACAACCAGCGTATGCCGACGGTTCTCGCCCTTCTCGCATGCAAGAAAACAAAAATAGCCGCAAGAACAAGAATAGGAGCGTTCCATTTAGAGCCGGTAGCATAGAATGCAAAACCTATTGCAGTCGCAAACCAAGAGATAAAATGACTGAGAAAAGCGAACTTATCGAACTTCTGCGAAGAATAAACCTTCCGATAATGGACCAAAACGGAAACGGAACCGACCAAAAGGGTACCGATCATCCCATACATCCTACCTACGGATTCCGGACTTGCACCGGAGGAAAATACGTGCTCTCTGTAAAGAAAGTTGATCGCAGCAAAGGAAAGTACGCTATAGATGAGATGATATTCCCATTGGGATCGATAGGACAAAAACAAACCGAAAACGGAGACGCCGATAGCAACACCGTAGACCAGATCCGTCATCGGCAAAATCGCCAACGCGAGCAAACTCAGAACGATATGAAGACTGGCAAACTTTTGAAATGAGGCAAACCAAGCCAAGGACAGATTGACAAAGACTCCGAGTAAAACTAGCAGCAATCCTAAAGATTCGGTCTCGACCCATTTCATTCCCTGAAAAGAAACGGAACCTAAACAGGCAAAAAGCACAACCGCACCGGCAGCGCTTCTAAGCCAATAGGCGATCTGTTTCCAAAATTCTCTCGTACTAAGATAGATCGAACACGCAAACAGTCCGCCAGCGATTCCTAATACCATAAGGAACCGGAGAAAAGGGGACATCTTTAAGGCGGCATAAATTCCTAGGAAGCCGACCCCCATTACCAAAATGACTGTTCCGAAAATCCCCGTCCAATTCTGAGCCAAGGACTTTTCGATTTTTTCCCAAAGGGGAGACTTCCAAAAAGAAGCAAGGGATCGGCTCGGTGCGGAGTCTGCAGGCTCCAAAATCGGAGAAGGCTCTCGTTTTTTCGGGAATTCGGGGACCGGAGGAGGCAAGGTCGTCAGAGTTGATTTTTTCTCCCGAACGGGGCCTTGTGTCTTTTGGGTCTCCTTTGAGACCGAAACGAATTTTTCAGATTCCAATTCGTCGATCCGACTCTCCAACTCCTTCAATCTTCCTTTCAATTCCTTTACCCTCGCCCCCAAAAGGAGGGGATAAACGAAGAAAAAGATCATAACCAAAAAGCCAATAAAACCGAAAAATTCCAACATCGAGCTTTCGATTTAAGAAGAAACGACAAACTTGTAAATTTATTTTTGTATTTTGAACGCCTTTCACACGGTTTAAAAACCCTCTAACCGAAGGATTCCATCGGGTAAAAAACTGGCCTATCCCTAAAGAGAAAGAATCCACGTTAGATAATCTATCCGCTCCGAGGGGGCATTGGAGTTTTCGAAAATAACCGTTCGGACAGAAAAAATGGTTTCTGTACCCTTGGATACTGCTATCTTCTAGGAAACACGCCTGGACGATCCTAGATTGAATCCGAAAGAATTTGAATCCGAATTTCTATTACAGATTTTCGAAATTTCTCCCGAGGCCATCCTCATAACGGACCTAAACGGAACCGTGCAGAAAGCGAATCAGGCGTTCTTCAATCTATTCGGATATTCCGAATCGGAATCTTTGTCCTTAAATCTTCGGGATTTTTTGAGACTAAACGCGGCCGCCCTAGAATCAGTTCAAAGTTTAGAATTAGAAATTCCTCATAAGAACGGAAAATTTCTGCCAGTATCGCTAAAATTGCATATTAGCGATACTGCCGAAGAAAAGAAAAAAACCGTTTGCGCCTTTTTTCGAGAAGTAACCGGAGCCGGATCCTCTGAATCCCGCGATCTCCGGTCCACCAAAGAAAATTGGGAAGCGTTAAAGCAGGTTTTCGATTTAAATCCACTGCCCATGTCGATCTCCGAAATCGATTCCGGAAAACTGATCGATGTCAACGAACGCTTTTCCCAAGAAGTCGGATACTCGTTGGAAGAGTTGATCGGAAAGGAAACTACCGATCTCGGAATTTGGGAGAACAACGAGCGAAGACAAGAAATCATCGAAAGACTGCATAAGGAAAAATCCGTCAGCAATATCGAATTGCTCTTTCGAAGGAAATCGGGAGAGGAATTCTGGGGACTCTTCTCCGCGCAAATCATCGAGTACAAAGGACGACCTGTCTTACTAACGATCACCGCTCCTATATCGGAACGAATCCGGGAGGAAAGAGAAAAAAGAAAACTCCTGGAAGATATGCGGGAAAACCAGGAGATTCTGGATCAGATCATACGTTTAAATCCTTCCGCAATCACACTTTCCAAAGCGGACGGAACGTATCTCGAAGTGAACGACCTTTTTCTGGAGTATTTGGGAAAACCGAAGGAAATGGTTCTAGGAAAAACTCCCGTCGAATTAGGAATCTATTACGACCTGAATGACAGAGAAAAGGTGCTAGCGGGACTAAGACAGGACGGGATCGTCAAGAATTTAGAAATCAATATGGAAACCGTCGACGGTAAAATCCGTCCGGTTCTCTTCTCGGCACGCATGCTCGAATCTAGAGGAGAAAAGAAAATCCTCGCGATCGGATTGGATATCACCGATATCAAGGAGTCCAGGGAAAGATTGGAATCCTTAGCCAAAGAGTTGGAAAAAAGTCGGGAATTATTTCAGAGACTTTTTCAGCTCATCCCTTCCGCAGTAACTCTAACCGATTTGGAAACTAGAGTCGTAGTGGACGTGAACGAACGTTTTCTGGAACTTACCCGATTTTCAAGGGACGAGGTTTTAGGAAAGAACTCCGCGGATATGGGAATTTGGGATTTTGTACCTGAGTTCCGCGAATCCGTATATAAGTTGCTCGAATCCAGGAGCGAAGTCACCGGGTTGGAATCGATATTTAAAACGAAAGACGGCCTCTCCATACCGGTTTTATATTCCGGAAGAATCGTAGTTTTAAACGATCGACCACACTTAATTTCCGTTTGTACGGACATTTCGGAAAGAAAGAAAGCGGAAGAGGAAGCCCGCAGATTAAACGAAGAGATATTATTCAACAAAGATCTGTTCGAAAAGATGTTCGAGCTCAATCCGGCAGCGGTCAGTCTTTCCGAATTGGAAACCGGAATTTATAGACAGGTAAACCATAACTACTGCGAATTGATCGGATTCCCAAGAGAAAAAGTCGTCGGAAGATCCTCTCTCGAACTCGGCATTTGGCTGACGAACGTAGACCGACAAGCTCTCGTCGCAGAATTGAAAGAGAAAGGTTGGACCGGTAGTATAGAAGCCACGATCCGACATTCGGACGGAACGGAAAGGCAAGTGTTATCGGGAAATCGTGTATTTCCTGTGAACGGTAAAATGATGCTACTCGCTCTCTTGATAGATATCACGGAAAAGAAGAGAGTAGAATCCGAGCGCGACGAATACATGGCTAAGATGTTGGAGAGCAAAGAACTCTTCGAACGGGTATTCGAAATGAACCCCGATACGATCACTATCTCCGAATTAAGCACGGGAAGATATATCAGCGTAAACGAAAGATTTACAGAGATGCTCCAGTACTCTAAAGAAGAAGCGATCGGAAAAACTTCTGTAGAACTGGGAATCTGGTCGAGTTCCGTAAGAAAGGAGATCGTGAATAATCTGAACCAAAAAGGATTAACACGGGAGATGGACGTAAAACTCATCCGAAAAGACGGATCCATGGTGGATGTTATCTTCTCAGGGCGGGTAGTTCATCTAGGGAAATCCCCCGCTCTGATCGCTATTACGAGAGACGTGACTCTTTCCAAACTTGCCGCCAAGGAAAAGGAAGAGCAGGCCCAAAGACTTTCCCGACAGGCAAAAGCTTTCCTTGAAATGGCCACGGACCCGGAATTCGCTTCCGGAAATCTGGATCTAGGGGCTAAAAAAATCTGCCGAATGGCTGCCGATACTTTAGATTGTGACCGGGCGTCGATCTGGATATTCGAACTGCGTAACAAGGAAACTTGGAGGATGATCGCCGGCTGGGACCGAAAAGCCGGTTCTTATTCGGAGACGGGCTCAATGAGAATTTCCGATTTTCCGAATTTCTTTGCAGCGATAAAAACGGATCGCTTCATCGACGCAAAAGATGCGATCCACGACCCTCGAACTTTCGAATTCGCGGAATCTTACAGTATTCCTTTAGAGATAACCTCCATACTGGACGTTCCGATTTTTCTTAGAGGAGAAGTGATAGGTGTGATTTGCATGGAACATAGAGGTCCGATGCGGGAATGGAAAGGATACGAATCTCAATTCTCCGTAACGGTAGCAGAGCAGATCACCCAGCTTTTGCTGAACGCGGAGAGATCGGCGGCAAAAATGGATTTGGAGAAAGCGGTAACCGTTCGTACTTCCGAACTCGCCTCCGCTTTGGACAATCTTCGCAAAACCCAGGACCAACTGATTCTATCCGAAAAAATGGCCGCTTTAGGACAATTGGTCGCCGGGATCGCTCACGAAATCAATAATCCTCTCGGCGCCATATCCGCTTTAAGCGGTGAATTGAAAGCTTACTTGAATTCTGCTGCAGATCGCCTGGAAAAATTGGGAACGACTCTAGCTTCCGTCAATCCGACGTTGATCCATTCGCTTTCCAATTTTATCCGCTACGGAATAGAGAATAAGGAATCTCCTCCCTCCCGAGAAGAAAGACGAATTTTGCTAAAGGAAATCAAAACAAAGCTGGCCGAATTCGGATTCGAGAATCCCTACTATCTCGCCGATCGATTGACTGACGTAGGAATGCAGTCCGCCTTGAAAGAGTTTCCGGAACTCCTTGAGAATCCGATCAACTTTCCCTTAGTCGATTTTGCCATAGACGAAGTTCAAACTTACAAAAACGTAATTTCCATCCGTCTAGCGGTCGATCGAACCTCGAAAATCGTCTATGCCTTGAAGAATTATGCACATATAGATCTGGGCGGAAGAAAGGTGGAAACGGACTTGGCGGAAAATATAGAAACCGTCCTGACCATATATCACAATCAAATCAAGAACGGTGTCGAAGTGGAATTGGATTTTCCGATTCGACCGAAAGTCCCCGCTTTCCCGGACGATCTCTTACAGGTTTGGACCAATTTGATTTATAATTCGTTACAAGCGATGAAGTTCAAAGGCAAAATCTGGATTGCGATCCGGGATTCCAACGAAGATGTAACCGTTTCGATAAAGGACAACGGCCCCGGAATTTCCCCGGACGTAAAAGCTAAGATTTTCGACCCGTTCTTCACTACCAAAGGACCGGGAGAGGGTAGCGGATTAGGTCTGGACATATCGAGAAGAATCATATTGAAGCACGGAGGAAGAATGGAGTTCGAATCCAAACAAGGCGAGACCGTTTTCAAAGTGATCCTTCCGAAATCATGACTTTTTTCGTTTGATCCTTCACAGGTTCAAAGAAAATTTTAGCTATGAATAGGTCGGCCGCAATCTTCGTCATATTTTCTCTAGCTTCGTTTCTTTCCGTCGGAGGCAAAAGCAAAATCCCGACTCAAACGGACTCGATCTCCTTGAGGAACGGTCCCATGGTCGGTTACTCGACTCATAAAGAAGTGAAACTATGGGTGCAGACTAAAAACCCCGCAAAAGTCTATGCGGAATATTTCCCCGTGCAGGATCCGAAGACCAGAAAGAAAACCTCGGAAATCATGACCCGTCACGAAAATGGAAATGTGGCTCATCTAATCGCGGACTTTCTCGAGCCGGGTACGGTTTATTCCTACATAATTTATGTCGACGATGTGCCCCTAGAGATTCGGAATACGCAGCAATTTCGGACTCTACCGATCTGGATAGGAAAACAGAACGGTCCGCCGAATTTCCGTTTCGCTCTAGGTAGTTGTTCGTTTATCAACGATCCTAAATACGACACACAACCGAAACCGTACGGAGGAAACTACGAGATTTTCCGCTCCATCTTATCCAAAGAACCCGAATTCATGTTATGGATGGGCGACAACATCTATTTGAGGGAACCTGATTGGGACTCCAGAACCGGTTTTCTGTATCGGTACACGCACCAAAGGGCCGTCCCGGAATTGGCTCCTTTGCTTGCGAGAGTTCACCAATATGCGATTTGGGACGATCACGATTGGGGGCCGAACGATAGCGATTCCTCGTTTTGGCTCCGGGATACGGCGGAAGAAATGTTCAAACTATTTTGGACGAATCCCAATTATGCGAAACGCGGAATCTACGGATCCTTTACCTGGGGAGACGCCCAGTTCTTCTTAATGGACGATAGGACCTTCCGGACCGCGAACGATAATAAGACGGGCAAACGATCCTATCTAGGAGAAAAACAATTGGATTGGTTGATCAACTCCCTCGCATTTTCCAAATACACATTCAAATTCGTGGTCGTCGGCGGGCAGGTGTTGAATCCTCTCGAGGTCTACGAAAACTATTCCACGTACTCCGACGAAAGAAACCGGTTGATCGCCGCCATCCGAAAACTAAAGTTGAAAAACGTGATATTTCTGACCGGAGATAGACACTTTACGGAATTGTCCCTACTCGAAGAAAACGGCGAGGAACCTCTCTACGATCTTACCGTTTCTCCCTTAACCTCCTCCACTTATCCGCCGATCACGGAAAAAAATCCTCTAAGAGTACCGGGAACCCTTGTGGACGACAAACGCAACTTCGGAACGATCGAAGTTTCCGGTCCTTTAAAAAGTCGAAAATTGACCGTTCATATATTCGATTTTGCAGGCAAAGAACTTTGGACCCGCGAAATTCTGGCAAAATGAGACTTATGATTCTGTTCGGAATCCTATTCGGGGCGATTCTTTTGCTTTGTTCGGCGTTTGTCGTACTACTCTATTACAATCAGCACAAACTGATCTTCTTTCCCGAAATATTGCCGGAGGATTATTCCTATTCATTTCCCGAACCGTTCGAAGAAGTCGAGCTGCGGTTACCCGACGGGGAAAAGATATATGGATTGTATTTTCGCACGACCTCGGAGTCCAAGGGAACCGTTCTCTATTTCCATGGAAATGCGGGAAGCCTACGTACTTGGGGAAGCGTTTCCGAAGACATACTTACCAACGGTTGGGACATTTTAATAACCGACTATAGAGGATACGGAAAAAGTAGGGCGAATCTCACGGAACGTGGATTGTACGAAGATGCGGAGCGTTGGTATTCTTACCTGAGGAACGAAAGAGGAATTCCTGAAAATCGCATCGTCCTCTACGGTCGTTCCATAGGAACCGGAGTAGTAGTCGATCTATCCCTGAAAACCGAACCGCGTTTTCTAATCCTGGAAACACCCTATACTTCGATGGTAGATCTATCGAAAATTTTCTATCCGTTTCTTCCGAGTACCTTTCTTGCGTTCAAGTTGGATTCGAAATCCAAAATTTCGAAAATCTCCTCCCCGATTTTCATATTTCATGGGACGGAGGACGAGATCGTCCCGTATTCCCAAGGAAAGTCTCTTTACGATCTAGCGATTCGGGAAGGAAAAAAAGCCCAGTTTATTCCCGTTGCGGGAGGAAGTCACAACGATCTCTCCGTTTTTCCGGAATACCGTAGAGAACTGAAACGGATCCTTTCCCGTTAGTTTTGCAAATCGCCCGTCCGTTTATTGAATCTTTTTAATATATCATCCAAATATTCCACTTGGATTTCTTGGATTTCCATCAGCTTGCGATTTTGATGGGCAATCAGGTAATCAATCTTTTCGTGCAGAAGTTTGATCTCCAATTCGGCCTTAAGATTAATTTTGTAGTCGTGTTCGCTTCGAGTCCTGTCCTTCTGTTCCTGACGATTCTGGCTCATCATAATGATCGGCGCCTGGATCGCCGCTATACAGGAAAGGATCAGGTTCAACAGGATGAACGGATATTCGTCAAAAGGTTTTAAAAGCAGATAACCCGCATTCAAGACGATCCAAAGAAGTATGAATCCGAAAAAGGAAAAAATAAAGGTCCAACTCCCGCCGAATTCGGCAATCTTATCCGAAAGTTTTTCGCCGAAAGTAAGTTTATGTTCGATGATGGGCTCAATATTTTCGGAAAGGACCTGGTTTTTTTCGATCGAATCTAGGACTTCCTTTTCGATCCGATCCAATTCCTGAGATTCCTCCTGAACCAAATTGCTAAGGTACTTTCTTTGGAATTCTTTTACCTTTTCCGAAGAAATATAAGAATCCTGTGCCAATCCCGGATACTCCTCTTGTATTTTACGGAAAATGAATTTCGGAAGCGAACCCGCCCTATAACAATCGTCCGGATCCAATTCTTTTTTCGTTATAAAGCAAACGGCATTCTCCATAAAAGTGCTCCTAAAAAGACATCAACACTGAAGAAGCCTTTCCATCCCGTCTCCCGATCCGAATCAGGACCCGAATCGAAGACGGGATTTCGACCTTCAGAAATATTCCGGAAACAGAACCTTGAGTTTCGCCACGGTTTCGGAATTTCTCCGTTCGGGCGCCGTAATGATCGAAAACTTAGTGCTATTCTTTAATGATAGATCGTCTCCGTTTCCTATATCCGAAATTAACGCAGTGAGCAACCTTTTGGCGCTGTCCGCATTTTTTCCCAAGTTAGCCATCACCATTTCCGCAGTGACCGCTTCTTCGTTTTCTCTCCAACAATCGTAATCCGTAGACATACAGATCATTTGGTATGCGATTTCCGCCTCTCGCGCCAGTTTCGCTTCCGGAAGCACGCTCATATTGATGATGTCCGCGCCCCAAGAGCGATACATGTGAGATTCGGCCCGCGTGGAGAAGAGCGGACCTTCCATACAAACCAAAGT contains:
- a CDS encoding DUF1003 domain-containing protein; this translates as MENAVCFITKKELDPDDCYRAGSLPKFIFRKIQEEYPGLAQDSYISSEKVKEFQRKYLSNLVQEESQELDRIEKEVLDSIEKNQVLSENIEPIIEHKLTFGEKLSDKIAEFGGSWTFIFSFFGFILLWIVLNAGYLLLKPFDEYPFILLNLILSCIAAIQAPIIMMSQNRQEQKDRTRSEHDYKINLKAELEIKLLHEKIDYLIAHQNRKLMEIQEIQVEYLDDILKRFNKRTGDLQN
- a CDS encoding alpha/beta hydrolase, producing the protein MRLMILFGILFGAILLLCSAFVVLLYYNQHKLIFFPEILPEDYSYSFPEPFEEVELRLPDGEKIYGLYFRTTSESKGTVLYFHGNAGSLRTWGSVSEDILTNGWDILITDYRGYGKSRANLTERGLYEDAERWYSYLRNERGIPENRIVLYGRSIGTGVVVDLSLKTEPRFLILETPYTSMVDLSKIFYPFLPSTFLAFKLDSKSKISKISSPIFIFHGTEDEIVPYSQGKSLYDLAIREGKKAQFIPVAGGSHNDLSVFPEYRRELKRILSR